The following coding sequences are from one Thermostaphylospora chromogena window:
- a CDS encoding Rrf2 family transcriptional regulator: MRLTAFTDISLRIVMGLAVADEAELPTTRAVAEALAVPYTHAAKAVARLSEMGLVEARRGRGGGLRLTEAGRRASVGGIVRELEGAGDVVGCADDPSCPLQAACRLRRALREAQEAFFAALDPVTVESLVTPPTGPVLVSLTRRPRSVGADDPGLRAGRDGDGSGLPVR; this comes from the coding sequence ATGCGTCTGACCGCCTTCACCGACATCTCGCTCCGCATCGTGATGGGGCTGGCGGTGGCGGACGAGGCCGAGCTGCCGACGACCCGGGCCGTCGCGGAGGCGCTCGCCGTGCCGTACACGCACGCGGCCAAGGCGGTGGCGCGCCTGAGCGAGATGGGCCTGGTGGAGGCGAGAAGAGGGCGCGGCGGCGGGCTGCGGCTCACCGAGGCGGGACGCCGGGCGTCCGTCGGCGGCATCGTCCGCGAGCTTGAAGGCGCGGGCGACGTGGTGGGCTGTGCGGACGATCCGTCGTGCCCGTTGCAGGCGGCGTGCCGTCTGCGCCGGGCGTTGCGCGAGGCGCAGGAGGCGTTCTTCGCCGCGCTCGACCCCGTCACGGTCGAGTCTCTGGTGACGCCGCCCACGGGACCGGTGCTGGTGTCCCTCACGCGGCGACCCCGGTCCGTGGGGGCGGACGATCCCGGGCTGCGGGCCGGGAGGGACGGCGACGGATCCGGTCTTCCCGTCCGCTGA
- a CDS encoding globin domain-containing protein, which produces MLSPESAEIVRATLPVVGASLDTITTRFYTSMFTERPDLLDGLFNRGNQANGEQRRALAGSIAGFAKALLDHPEERPDRLLSRIAHKHTAVGVTDDQYVIVHKYLFGAIADVLGEAATPDVIAAWDEVYWLMGGALIALEARIYAQVGADDGRTWRQWRVVERREETPDVVSFLLRPIGDDPVPPARPGQYVSVRVRMPDGVHQLRQYSLSGTGEEGLRRITVKRVRGGEGAPEGEVSTLLYDTVRPGDELTLSAPFGDVVLEDGDAPLVFASAGIGCTPITAMLEHLVATGSRRRVLLLHADTSPADHALRQDMERLADALPAAERIFWYEADAPQGARTGRMDLTGVQIPRNAVAYMCGPLPFMRDVRGRLRAAGVAARDIHYEVFGPDLWLGEDS; this is translated from the coding sequence GTGCTGTCCCCCGAGTCCGCCGAGATCGTCCGCGCCACCCTGCCGGTCGTCGGCGCGTCACTGGACACCATCACCACCCGGTTCTACACGTCGATGTTCACCGAGCGCCCGGACCTGCTCGACGGCCTGTTCAACCGCGGCAACCAGGCCAACGGCGAGCAGCGCAGGGCCCTGGCCGGCTCCATCGCCGGGTTCGCCAAGGCGCTGCTGGACCACCCCGAGGAGCGTCCCGACCGCCTGCTCTCCCGCATCGCGCACAAGCACACCGCCGTCGGCGTCACCGACGACCAGTACGTCATCGTGCACAAGTACCTCTTCGGCGCGATCGCCGACGTGCTGGGCGAGGCGGCCACCCCCGACGTCATCGCGGCATGGGACGAGGTGTACTGGCTGATGGGCGGCGCACTGATCGCCCTGGAGGCCCGCATCTACGCCCAGGTCGGCGCGGACGACGGGCGGACCTGGCGGCAGTGGCGCGTCGTGGAACGCCGGGAGGAGACGCCCGACGTGGTCTCCTTCCTGCTGCGTCCGATCGGCGACGACCCGGTGCCGCCCGCCCGCCCCGGCCAGTACGTCAGCGTCCGGGTGCGGATGCCCGACGGCGTCCACCAGCTCCGCCAGTACTCGCTGTCCGGCACCGGAGAGGAGGGGCTGCGCAGGATCACCGTCAAGCGGGTGCGCGGTGGCGAGGGCGCCCCCGAGGGAGAAGTGTCCACCCTGCTGTACGACACCGTGCGGCCGGGCGACGAGCTGACCCTGTCCGCGCCGTTCGGCGACGTGGTGCTCGAAGACGGAGACGCGCCGCTCGTGTTCGCCTCCGCGGGCATCGGCTGCACCCCGATCACCGCCATGCTGGAGCACCTGGTCGCCACCGGCTCCCGCCGCCGCGTCCTGCTGCTGCACGCCGACACCTCCCCGGCCGACCACGCGCTGCGACAGGACATGGAGCGCCTGGCCGATGCGCTGCCCGCGGCGGAGCGGATCTTCTGGTACGAGGCCGACGCACCCCAGGGGGCCCGCACCGGCCGGATGGACCTGACCGGTGTGCAGATCCCCCGAAACGCCGTCGCCTACATGTGCGGTCCGCTGCCGTTCATGCGTGACGTGCGCGGCCGGCTTCGCGCGGCGGGAGTGGCGGCCCGTGACATCCACTACGAGGTCTTCGGCCCCGACCTGTGGCTGGGCGAGGACTCCTGA